The following are from one region of the Stanieria sp. NIES-3757 genome:
- a CDS encoding ribosomal 5S rRNA E-loop binding protein Ctc/L25/TL5: MSITVECQKRPEGSKPNALRREGFIPAALYGHNGTESVSLTIAVKDAQTLLKNAAVNNTLVDLSIPELPWSGKALIREVQVHPWKKTLRHLSFFSVAAHGTLELVVPIKIVGEAAGIKQGGILEQMMTELNISCLAENIPESIEIDISQFEIGSNLTVGDVVLSEGVTALDESDRIVVAIVPPAKAEPTTQEEAAGEA, from the coding sequence ATGTCAATTACAGTTGAATGTCAAAAAAGACCAGAAGGAAGCAAACCCAATGCTTTACGCCGTGAAGGTTTTATTCCTGCTGCACTATACGGACACAATGGGACAGAATCTGTTTCTCTAACTATAGCTGTCAAAGATGCACAGACGTTATTAAAAAATGCAGCAGTCAATAACACCTTGGTTGACCTAAGTATTCCTGAACTTCCCTGGAGTGGTAAAGCTTTAATTAGAGAAGTGCAAGTTCATCCTTGGAAAAAAACGCTTCGTCATCTAAGTTTTTTCTCTGTTGCTGCTCATGGTACCTTAGAATTAGTTGTTCCTATCAAAATTGTTGGTGAAGCTGCTGGTATCAAACAAGGCGGTATTCTAGAACAGATGATGACTGAATTGAATATTAGCTGTCTTGCTGAAAATATTCCTGAATCTATTGAAATTGATATTTCTCAGTTTGAGATTGGCAGTAATCTCACTGTAGGAGATGTAGTTCTTTCCGAAGGCGTAACTGCTTTAGATGAATCTGATCGTATTGTTGTCGCTATAGTTCCTCCTGCTAAAGCTGAACCTACGACACAAGAAGAAGCTGCTGGAGAAGCATAA
- a CDS encoding prolyl-tRNA synthetase — protein sequence MRLSQMLFMTLREEPAEAEIPSHKLLLRAGYIRRIGSGIYAYLPLMWRVLKKVSQIVREEMDATRAQECLLPQLQPASLWQESGRWDTYTKAEGIMFSLIDRQNREMGLGPTHEEVITTVAREMIRSYRQLPLNLYQIQTKFRDEIRPRFGLMRGREFIMKDAYSFHTDEESLKQTYQDMDRAYRNILRRCGLAFRPVEADSGAIGGSGSQEFMVLAEAGEDEILYTEDGQYAANVEKAISLPLEVEVSPFTNYEKVATPETETIALLSQHLKCSPTVIVKNVLYEAVYDNGMSVLVLISIRGDQDVNEVKLQNELVKLAAQYNAKTILALTVPDANAQTKWASQPLPLGYLAPDLGDSYISPHKNVAPQFLRLVDQTVVDLKNFVTGANEVGYHVVGANWGEQFTLPRLIVDIRTAKQGDRSIHNPSQTLKSARGIEVGHIFQLGTKYSQAMGANYTNEQGEEIPLAMGCYGIGVSRLAQAAVEQSYDKDGIIWPVAIAPYQVIVIIPNTSAPNQVQVAEQLYQQLNQAGIETILDDRSERAGVKFKDADLIGIPYRIVTGRSLEQGKVEVVERKTKKSTEVSLEQVVDTLKQWLKSV from the coding sequence ATGCGATTGTCTCAAATGTTATTCATGACGCTACGGGAAGAACCAGCAGAGGCAGAAATTCCCAGTCATAAACTTTTATTACGTGCCGGTTATATTCGCCGAATTGGTAGTGGTATTTATGCTTATTTACCTCTGATGTGGCGAGTTTTAAAAAAAGTATCTCAAATTGTCCGCGAAGAAATGGATGCTACTAGAGCGCAAGAATGTCTTTTGCCTCAACTTCAACCAGCTTCATTGTGGCAAGAATCTGGACGTTGGGATACTTATACTAAAGCGGAAGGGATTATGTTTTCCCTGATTGATCGACAAAATCGAGAGATGGGTTTGGGTCCTACTCACGAAGAGGTAATTACTACTGTGGCGAGAGAAATGATTCGTTCTTATCGGCAGTTGCCTCTGAATTTATATCAGATTCAAACTAAATTTCGCGATGAGATTCGTCCTCGTTTTGGTTTGATGCGGGGAAGAGAATTTATTATGAAAGATGCTTATTCTTTTCATACTGATGAAGAAAGCTTGAAACAAACCTACCAAGATATGGATCGAGCCTATCGCAATATTTTAAGGCGTTGTGGTTTGGCTTTTCGTCCTGTAGAAGCAGATTCTGGAGCAATTGGTGGTTCTGGTTCGCAAGAGTTTATGGTGTTGGCGGAAGCTGGTGAAGATGAAATTCTTTATACTGAAGATGGACAGTATGCTGCCAATGTAGAAAAGGCAATTTCTCTTCCACTTGAGGTTGAAGTTTCCCCTTTTACTAATTACGAAAAAGTAGCAACACCTGAAACAGAAACGATCGCGCTTTTATCTCAACATCTCAAGTGTTCTCCTACAGTCATAGTTAAAAATGTTCTTTATGAAGCTGTTTATGACAATGGCATGAGTGTTTTAGTTTTAATTAGCATTCGAGGCGATCAAGATGTTAATGAAGTGAAGTTGCAAAATGAATTAGTTAAACTTGCTGCTCAATATAATGCCAAAACAATCTTAGCTTTGACTGTCCCTGATGCTAATGCTCAAACAAAATGGGCATCTCAACCTCTACCTTTGGGTTATCTTGCACCTGATTTAGGAGATAGTTATATCAGTCCTCATAAAAATGTTGCTCCTCAATTTCTTCGTTTGGTAGACCAAACCGTAGTAGATTTGAAGAATTTTGTTACTGGTGCTAATGAGGTTGGTTATCATGTGGTAGGGGCGAATTGGGGCGAACAATTTACTCTACCTCGATTAATTGTTGATATTAGAACAGCTAAACAAGGCGATCGCTCAATTCACAATCCTAGTCAAACTCTCAAAAGTGCTAGAGGTATTGAAGTAGGGCATATTTTTCAATTAGGTACAAAATACTCTCAAGCGATGGGTGCTAACTATACTAACGAGCAGGGAGAAGAAATTCCTTTGGCAATGGGTTGTTATGGCATCGGTGTTTCCCGATTAGCTCAGGCTGCGGTCGAACAATCCTATGATAAAGATGGAATTATTTGGCCAGTTGCGATCGCGCCATACCAAGTAATTGTGATTATTCCTAATACTTCTGCTCCCAATCAAGTCCAGGTAGCCGAACAATTGTATCAGCAGTTAAATCAGGCTGGAATTGAAACTATTTTAGATGACCGTTCAGAAAGAGCAGGTGTGAAATTTAAGGATGCAGATTTAATTGGTATTCCTTATCGCATTGTTACAGGGCGATCGCTAGAGCAAGGTAAGGTAGAAGTAGTTGAACGAAAGACCAAAAAATCGACAGAAGTCTCATTGGAGCAAGTAGTTGATACTTTAAAGCAATGGCTTAAATCGGTTTAG
- a CDS encoding putative chemotaxis protein: MSKVLIVEDSLAQRQMISDLLKGSGLKVVVACDGVEALEHLEKFSPDLVVMDIVMPRMNGYELCRRLKADPKTQNVPVVMCSSKGEEFDRYWGMKQGADAYIAKPFQPVELIGTVKQLLRA, encoded by the coding sequence ATGAGTAAAGTTCTGATTGTAGAAGATAGCTTGGCGCAAAGACAAATGATTTCAGATCTACTTAAAGGTAGTGGACTGAAAGTTGTAGTAGCTTGTGATGGGGTTGAGGCATTAGAGCATCTAGAAAAATTTAGTCCAGATCTAGTAGTGATGGATATTGTGATGCCCCGCATGAATGGTTATGAATTGTGTCGAAGGCTAAAAGCTGATCCGAAAACCCAAAATGTTCCTGTGGTAATGTGTTCTTCTAAAGGAGAAGAGTTTGACCGCTATTGGGGCATGAAACAGGGAGCAGATGCTTATATTGCTAAACCTTTCCAACCTGTAGAGTTAATTGGTACAGTCAAACAGCTTTTGAGAGCATAA
- a CDS encoding binding-protein-dependent transport systems inner membrane component — protein MNLLTSDSIDLRERLSTNLWRNSWLRFKRDRTAVLGTILLIFIVLAVIIGPIIYPIPIDKIDFSQSAAPPSWQHFFGTNDLGQDQLARVLHGGRISLTVGITAMLVAIFLGTLIGAIAGFYGGIIDGILMRIADLFLALPHLPLLLLIVYLFRDSIKVIAGPELGIFLLVVLIIGGLNWMSVARLVRANILILREMEFVSAAQAIGAKPFRLIWIHLLPNVLGIIIVAATLSVANAIITESTLSFLGLGFPPDVPTWGRMLYDAQNYLTSAPHMAIFPGLAIFLTVLSINYLGDGLRDAFDPKT, from the coding sequence ATGAATCTTTTAACTTCTGATTCAATCGATCTAAGAGAAAGACTATCAACTAATTTATGGCGCAATAGTTGGCTAAGATTTAAACGCGATCGCACTGCGGTATTGGGTACAATCTTATTAATATTTATTGTTTTAGCTGTTATTATTGGTCCCATTATTTATCCTATTCCCATCGATAAGATTGATTTTAGTCAATCTGCTGCACCTCCTTCTTGGCAACATTTTTTTGGTACTAACGATCTAGGACAAGACCAGTTGGCAAGAGTTTTACACGGAGGAAGAATCTCATTAACTGTGGGAATTACAGCGATGCTAGTAGCTATTTTTTTGGGGACTTTAATTGGTGCGATCGCGGGTTTTTATGGTGGAATAATTGATGGAATTTTAATGCGGATCGCAGATTTATTTTTAGCGTTACCACATTTACCATTATTATTATTAATTGTTTATTTATTTCGAGATTCAATTAAGGTAATTGCTGGTCCAGAATTAGGAATTTTTTTGTTAGTTGTTTTGATAATTGGTGGACTAAATTGGATGTCGGTAGCCAGATTAGTTAGAGCTAATATTTTAATCTTAAGAGAAATGGAATTTGTGAGTGCAGCTCAAGCAATTGGTGCTAAACCATTTCGTTTAATCTGGATTCATTTGTTACCAAATGTTTTAGGAATTATTATTGTTGCTGCAACTTTATCGGTAGCCAATGCTATTATTACCGAATCGACATTGAGTTTTTTAGGTTTAGGTTTTCCTCCCGATGTTCCAACTTGGGGAAGAATGTTATATGATGCTCAAAATTATCTAACCTCTGCCCCTCACATGGCTATCTTTCCAGGTTTAGCTATTTTTTTAACCGTATTAAGTATTAATTATCTTGGTGATGGATTAAGGGATGCTTTCGATCCAAAAACTTAA
- a CDS encoding response regulator receiver protein, with the protein MQGDLQEINFSSLIKFLELNQQTGTLFLETRTRTEPIRQIATGSYNHFNSESYRLSSLSQLQAWLIFFKDGKIIYATNSQENSLFQLKDYLHFNLSAETLNYLEESSVSSFGYLEYSYLVELIKKGIITPLKAKKIIKNILIENLFQISKSHQGNFIFKSGQIYLSNFFEFTPSGLISLVLKELQDWYKLTPYIYSEAQYFGNCRQEKLQKNLATDTYQTLINWIEHKTSLLQASRQLNCSVVALAKTVYPFLQKSWIKLLANDSQDYLKQSFHNNQSTLHIIYIDNDVTNGKNVEYILKQRNYKLTVVQDSIEALSLILKTQPNAILCNVDMPQINGYELCSMLQNSQMSRQIPIILVAESEDCLALEKVKLVSTGDYLIKPFINDELLILLEKHLKETKQKQLDLIS; encoded by the coding sequence ATGCAAGGCGACTTACAAGAAATAAATTTCTCTAGTCTAATTAAATTTTTGGAATTAAATCAGCAAACAGGTACATTATTTCTGGAAACAAGGACTCGTACGGAACCAATCAGGCAAATTGCTACTGGTAGTTATAATCATTTTAATTCAGAGTCTTATCGTTTATCTTCTCTATCACAACTACAAGCGTGGTTAATTTTTTTTAAAGATGGAAAAATTATTTATGCTACCAACAGCCAAGAAAATTCTCTTTTTCAACTAAAAGATTATCTTCATTTCAACTTATCGGCAGAAACACTGAATTATCTAGAGGAAAGTTCAGTATCTTCTTTTGGTTATTTAGAATATAGCTATTTAGTCGAATTGATCAAAAAAGGCATTATTACACCTCTAAAAGCAAAAAAAATCATTAAAAATATTTTAATAGAAAATCTATTTCAAATTTCCAAATCTCATCAAGGTAATTTTATTTTTAAATCTGGCCAAATTTACTTAAGTAACTTTTTTGAATTTACTCCTTCTGGTTTAATCAGTTTGGTTTTAAAAGAATTACAAGATTGGTATAAATTAACTCCGTATATTTACTCAGAAGCTCAATATTTTGGTAATTGTCGTCAAGAAAAACTCCAAAAAAATTTAGCTACTGATACTTATCAAACCCTAATCAACTGGATTGAACATAAAACTTCTTTACTACAAGCATCAAGACAATTAAATTGTTCGGTGGTTGCTTTAGCTAAAACAGTTTATCCTTTTTTACAAAAAAGTTGGATTAAGTTGTTAGCCAATGATTCACAAGATTATTTAAAACAATCTTTCCATAATAATCAATCAACATTACACATTATTTATATTGATAATGACGTGACGAATGGTAAGAATGTAGAGTATATTCTGAAGCAGAGGAATTATAAATTAACAGTAGTTCAAGATTCCATAGAGGCACTAAGTCTAATTTTAAAAACTCAGCCTAACGCGATTCTGTGTAACGTTGATATGCCTCAAATCAATGGTTATGAGTTGTGTAGTATGCTACAAAATTCCCAGATGAGTCGGCAAATTCCAATTATTTTAGTGGCTGAGAGTGAAGATTGTCTGGCTCTAGAAAAAGTGAAACTAGTGAGTACTGGAGATTATCTTATTAAACCGTTTATAAATGATGAGTTATTGATTTTATTAGAAAAGCATTTAAAGGAGACAAAACAGAAACAATTAGATTTAATCAGTTGA
- a CDS encoding methyl-accepting chemotaxis sensory transducer, with translation MASETNYSNEYGQAEKAYLQGNFNQAAEIIDRLAQDFPEDPHVLLLRGHIYCYGFQNYELAQQQYEIVLGLSQDQDILDYAYSGIEQVKQLQQQALSEQNFAQFGGEEEAYSQDFELAESWSEANFGQDLENDNNHFEHHNNYGFELDDLELEDLSEVNHNAENYLEQESTFTNPFEVEEKENWQEFDQVEAGSVYSRQSSFDQNYTENDPFAQFEPEEVEQDLSAQVESSYEFEDFEASKLDLDESNSNSSQDNVKTFMVDEEDDNESLYGSGLHASEDTNFLGDTNFIGDEDYSSDLDLDTILTESYSDRSKRDLKNNSEQDESDYQDELEFDEIDSSFFDLEELEQGLPDTGLFNVADDAHSNHLSKNNDVFQENNLIGIDEIETSQINQISPPADIGIEPSVETQQGLLSGFVNASIHKKQLITASVTGVVSLFAVLTIGLVGTAVNNKDNADSSAKNSALMALVAGLASFGTTIFFGNLTAKQIERATKDLENQFDDVYQGNLNAKATVYSRDEFGMLATRFNRMTRVILTTTQEAQRRAEETEQAKEDLQRQVIRLLDDVEGAARGDLTVQATVTADVLGAVADAFNLTIQSLREIVRQVKQAAEQVNKGSTDSELFARNQSSEALRMAEELAVTLNSVQMMTESIERVAENAREAEEVARSSSVTALKGGKAVDRTVAGIFQIRETVSETARKVKRLAEASQEISKIVLLISTIAERTNQLALNASIQAAKAGEAGRGFAVVADEVRQLADRSAKSLKEIEQIVLQIQSETGSVMTAMEEGIQEVIDVTDRAEQAKTALEDIIQVSNRIDTLVRSITADTVEQRENSRAVAQVMQSVELTAQATSQESQRVAGALQNLVSIARDLLSSVERFRIDKNED, from the coding sequence ATGGCATCAGAAACTAATTATTCAAACGAATACGGGCAAGCAGAAAAAGCTTACTTGCAAGGAAATTTTAATCAGGCTGCTGAAATTATTGATCGTTTAGCACAGGATTTTCCTGAAGATCCTCATGTTCTTTTACTAAGGGGTCATATTTATTGCTATGGCTTTCAAAACTATGAATTAGCTCAACAACAATATGAAATAGTATTAGGGCTGAGTCAAGATCAAGATATATTAGATTATGCCTATAGTGGTATTGAACAAGTTAAACAGTTACAGCAACAGGCTTTATCTGAGCAAAATTTTGCTCAATTTGGTGGAGAAGAAGAAGCTTATTCTCAGGATTTTGAGTTAGCAGAAAGTTGGAGCGAAGCAAATTTTGGTCAAGATTTAGAAAATGATAATAATCACTTCGAGCATCATAATAATTATGGTTTTGAATTAGATGATCTTGAATTAGAAGATTTATCTGAAGTAAATCATAATGCTGAAAATTATTTAGAACAAGAATCAACTTTTACTAATCCTTTTGAAGTAGAAGAAAAAGAAAATTGGCAAGAATTCGATCAAGTCGAAGCGGGTTCTGTCTATTCGAGACAAAGTAGCTTTGATCAAAACTATACCGAAAACGATCCTTTTGCACAATTTGAGCCAGAAGAAGTAGAACAAGATTTGTCAGCACAAGTAGAATCAAGCTATGAATTTGAAGATTTTGAAGCCTCGAAACTAGATTTGGATGAGTCAAATTCTAACTCTTCACAAGATAATGTGAAAACCTTTATGGTGGACGAAGAAGATGACAATGAATCATTGTATGGTTCTGGACTTCATGCATCGGAGGATACGAATTTTTTAGGAGATACCAACTTTATTGGTGATGAAGACTATAGTTCAGATTTAGATTTAGATACAATTTTAACGGAATCTTATAGCGATCGCTCTAAAAGAGATTTAAAGAATAATAGCGAACAAGATGAATCAGACTATCAGGATGAACTAGAGTTTGATGAAATTGATAGTAGTTTTTTCGATCTAGAAGAATTGGAACAAGGTCTTCCTGATACTGGTTTATTTAATGTAGCTGATGATGCTCATTCTAATCATCTGAGCAAGAATAATGATGTATTTCAGGAAAATAATCTAATTGGAATAGACGAAATTGAAACTAGTCAGATTAATCAAATTAGCCCTCCTGCGGATATAGGAATTGAACCTAGCGTTGAAACTCAGCAAGGATTATTGTCTGGATTTGTTAATGCTTCTATCCATAAAAAACAATTGATTACTGCCAGTGTGACTGGAGTTGTTTCGCTTTTTGCTGTGTTGACAATTGGATTGGTTGGTACAGCAGTAAATAATAAAGATAATGCTGATTCGAGTGCAAAAAATAGTGCTTTAATGGCTTTAGTTGCTGGTCTTGCTAGTTTTGGAACAACAATATTCTTTGGTAATCTGACAGCTAAACAAATTGAACGAGCGACTAAAGATTTAGAGAATCAATTTGATGATGTTTATCAAGGTAATCTTAACGCCAAAGCAACAGTTTACTCACGCGATGAGTTTGGGATGTTAGCTACCAGATTTAATCGGATGACGAGAGTAATTTTAACTACTACTCAAGAAGCGCAACGAAGAGCAGAGGAAACCGAACAGGCAAAAGAAGATTTACAACGTCAAGTAATTCGGTTGCTAGATGACGTAGAAGGAGCAGCGCGAGGAGATTTAACGGTACAAGCTACTGTAACGGCTGACGTATTGGGTGCAGTAGCAGATGCTTTTAACTTAACGATTCAAAGTCTTAGAGAAATTGTTCGTCAGGTAAAACAAGCAGCCGAGCAAGTAAATAAAGGTTCTACAGATAGTGAATTATTTGCTCGGAATCAGTCTAGCGAAGCATTACGGATGGCTGAAGAATTAGCCGTGACTCTTAATTCAGTACAAATGATGACTGAATCAATTGAACGGGTAGCAGAAAATGCTCGTGAAGCTGAAGAAGTTGCTCGTTCGTCTTCTGTAACTGCGCTTAAAGGTGGTAAAGCAGTAGATCGTACTGTGGCTGGAATTTTCCAAATTAGAGAAACTGTATCAGAAACAGCACGTAAAGTAAAACGATTAGCCGAAGCATCTCAAGAAATTTCAAAAATTGTCTTGTTAATTTCGACAATTGCCGAAAGAACTAATCAATTAGCTTTAAATGCTTCTATTCAAGCAGCTAAAGCAGGGGAAGCTGGGAGAGGTTTTGCAGTAGTTGCTGATGAGGTAAGACAATTGGCAGATAGATCTGCTAAGTCGTTGAAGGAAATTGAGCAAATTGTCTTGCAAATTCAGAGTGAAACTGGTTCGGTAATGACTGCGATGGAAGAAGGTATTCAGGAGGTAATTGACGTTACTGATAGGGCAGAACAAGCAAAAACTGCTCTTGAAGATATTATTCAGGTCTCTAATCGAATTGATACTTTGGTACGCTCAATTACAGCAGATACTGTTGAACAAAGAGAGAATTCGCGGGCAGTGGCACAAGTTATGCAATCGGTAGAATTAACTGCTCAAGCGACTTCTCAAGAATCACAACGGGTAGCTGGCGCACTCCAAAATTTGGTAAGTATTGCTCGTGATTTATTATCTTCAGTAGAACGCTTCCGAATTGACAAAAATGAAGATTAA
- a CDS encoding fibro-slime family protein codes for MKESNLFNFQIFAASIAGLLTILATPQIGLTQTSPSQMTVTGTLRDFKAYRNTSGNIDPNGHPDFERKPGTDQNPAGQFFNYGLDQNITTNTISSDKTPVYKGGSYSTTNQTNFEQWYRDVAGVNQSKSYEITLNYDSSTGKYVYEDNSFFPIDNQLFGNQGRTHNYHFTYAINSQFTYKGGETFKFIGDDDVWVYINGKKVVDIGGVHGAQTGSVTLDTAKAEQLGLQVGKTYDFDFFFAERHTTESHFRIETTLAFVTLAD; via the coding sequence ATGAAAGAATCGAACTTATTCAATTTTCAAATTTTTGCTGCAAGTATAGCTGGTTTATTGACTATTCTTGCTACTCCTCAAATAGGTTTGACTCAAACTAGCCCTAGTCAAATGACCGTAACAGGAACACTTAGAGATTTTAAAGCTTATCGTAATACTAGTGGCAACATCGATCCTAATGGACATCCTGATTTTGAAAGAAAACCAGGTACAGATCAAAATCCTGCTGGTCAATTTTTTAATTATGGTTTAGATCAAAATATTACTACTAATACAATTAGTTCTGATAAAACACCAGTTTATAAAGGAGGAAGTTATTCAACAACTAATCAAACAAATTTCGAGCAATGGTATCGAGATGTAGCAGGAGTTAATCAAAGTAAAAGTTATGAAATTACTTTAAACTATGATAGTTCTACAGGAAAATATGTCTATGAAGACAATTCTTTTTTCCCTATAGATAATCAATTATTTGGTAATCAAGGACGTACCCATAATTACCATTTTACCTACGCAATCAATTCTCAATTTACTTATAAAGGAGGAGAAACTTTTAAGTTTATTGGTGATGATGATGTTTGGGTTTATATTAATGGTAAAAAAGTAGTTGATATTGGTGGAGTTCATGGAGCACAAACTGGCAGTGTAACTTTAGATACAGCTAAAGCGGAGCAATTAGGATTACAAGTAGGAAAAACTTACGATTTTGATTTCTTTTTTGCCGAAAGACATACTACTGAATCCCATTTTCGTATTGAAACCACACTTGCTTTTGTAACACTTGCTGATTAA
- a CDS encoding CheW protein, protein MVSNSELLIGNGQELSLEIKPLDNPEGELHLRFYLASGEELALPATGIAEVMHPSPDHITPIPNASPLLLGTINLRGKIIWVADLGHFLADSGILNTDRPTIPVIAIEHQEQIIGLAIDRIGGMDWLDTEKLEVATNLPDSMAPFIHKQWKFDNDSIRILRLLDQVEVLRSARWAA, encoded by the coding sequence ATGGTTAGCAATTCGGAATTACTTATCGGTAACGGGCAAGAATTATCCCTAGAAATCAAACCTTTAGATAATCCTGAAGGCGAATTGCACTTGCGGTTCTATTTGGCTTCTGGTGAAGAATTAGCATTACCAGCTACAGGTATTGCTGAAGTTATGCATCCTAGTCCCGATCATATAACACCCATTCCCAATGCCTCTCCGCTTTTATTGGGAACAATTAACTTGCGAGGTAAAATTATTTGGGTAGCCGATTTGGGTCACTTTTTGGCTGACTCAGGAATTCTCAATACTGATAGACCAACCATACCAGTCATAGCGATTGAACATCAAGAACAAATTATTGGCTTGGCGATTGATAGGATTGGCGGAATGGATTGGCTTGATACAGAAAAATTAGAGGTAGCAACTAATTTACCTGATAGTATGGCTCCTTTTATACATAAACAGTGGAAATTCGATAACGACTCGATTCGGATTTTGAGATTATTAGATCAAGTTGAAGTTTTGCGTTCTGCCAGATGGGCGGCATAA